From a region of the Notolabrus celidotus isolate fNotCel1 chromosome 14, fNotCel1.pri, whole genome shotgun sequence genome:
- the LOC117825282 gene encoding tripartite motif-containing protein 3-like: MSITMAKRETGSTSPVVRQIDKQFLVCSICLDHYHNPKVLPCLHTFCEKCLQNYIPPQSLTLSCPVCRQTSILPEKGVAALQNNFFITNLMEVLQRDPECSRPEACNVLESASAATACQPLSCPNHEGKVMEFYCESCETAMCLECTEGEHREHVTVPLRDVLEQHKSALKNQLDAVRNRLPQLTGAIELVNEISKQLTERKNGAVTEISNTFDELEKALHQRKTALITEVENICSTKQKVLQAQLSALLQGKENIQSSCNFTEQALSHGSATEVLLVQKQMGERVSALARHTFPEHPHENGHLECQVETDGLRRSIQNLGVLITTGAVGHTSVATGEGLRHALVGQHTTVTVTTKDKDGELVKTGNAALRAEIVSADGARTEAEVADNKNGTYEVGYTIRSEGEFTFSLLLYEQPVRGSPFRLRAVKPSDVLQSPDDVKRRVKSPSGGGGHVRQKAVRRPSSMYSTTKKKENPIEDELIYRVGTRGRDKGEFTNLQGISTSSNGRIVVADSNNQCIQVFSNDGQFKMRFGVRGRSPGQLQRPTGVTVDMNGDIIVADYDNRWISIFSSDGKFKSKIGAGRLMGPKGVAVDKNGHIITVDNKACCVFIFQSNGKLVTKFGARGTSDRHFAEKSGANIALEQKLSKSGPAFSPHFVAVNNKNEIVVTDFHNHSVKVYNADGEFLFKFGSHGEGNGQFNAPTGVAVDSNGNIIVADWGNSRIQVFDSSGSFLSYINTSADPLYGPQGLALTSDGHVAVADSGNHCFKVYRYLQ, encoded by the exons ATGTCCATCACCATGGCCAAGCGTGAGACAGGCAGCACCAGCCCTGTGGTCAGGCAGATAGACAAACAGTTCCTGGTCTGCAGCATCTGTTTAGACCATTATCACAACCCCAAGGTCCTGCCCTGCCTGCACACCTTCTGTGAGAA ATGTCTTCAGAACTACATCCCTCCCCAGTCCTTAACACTGTCCTGCCCAGTTTGCAGACAGACCTCTATTTTGCCAGAGAAGGGCGTGGCAGCCCTGCAGAACAACTTCTTTATCACAAACCTGATGGAGGTGTTACAACGAGACCCAGAGTGTAGCCGACCTGAGGCCTGTAATGTTCTTGAGTCGGCCAGTGCAGCTACGGCCTGCCAGCCTCTTTCCTGCCCCAACCACGAGGGCAAG GTGATGGAGTTTTACTGCGAGTCATGTGAAACAGCCATGTGTCTGGAGTGTACAGAAGGAgaacacagggaacatgtgacaGTTCCTCTGAGGGACGTGCTGGAACAGCACAAGtcagctcttaaaaatcagctGGATGCTGTTCGTAACAG ATTACCTCAGCTGACAGGTGCCATTGAGCTTGTGAATGAGATCTCCAAACAGCTTACGGAGCGTAAAAATGGGGCAGTGACTGAAATCAGTAATACTTTTGACGAGCTAGAGAAAGCCTTACACCAACGCAAGACTGCTCTGATTACTGAGGtggaaaacatctgcagcaccaAACAGAAG GTGCTTCAAGCCCAGCTGAGTGCTCTGCTTCAGGGCAAAGAGAACATTCAGAGCAGCTGTAACTTCACAGAGCAGGCCCTGAGCCATGGCAGTGCCACCGAGGTCCTGTTGGTGCAGAAGCAGATGGGGGAGCGGGTTAGTGCTTTGGCGCGACACACCTTCCCTGAGCATCCCCATGAAAATGGACACCTGGAGTGCCAGGTAGAGACGGATGGGCTGAGGCGCTCCATACAGAACCTTGGAGTTCTGATCACCACAGGGGCTGTGGGTCACACTAGTGTTGCTACAGGCGAAGGCTTGAGACATGCACTCGTTGGCCAGCACACTACTGTCACAGTCACTACTAAAGATAAAGATGGAGAACTAGTTAAGACTGGTAATGCTGCTCTGAGGGCAGAGATTGTCTCTGCAGATGGAGCACGCACTGAAGCCGAGGTGGCGGACAACAAGAACGGCACCTATGAGGTTGGATACACAATCCGCTCAGAGGGAGAGTTCaccttctctctgctgctgtatgaGCAGCCTGTGAGGGGGAGTCCTTTCCGTTTGCGTGCAGTCAAGCCATCAGATGTCCTGCAGTCACCAGACGACGTGAAGAGAAGAGTGAAGTCTCCGAGCGGAGGAGGAGGTCATGTTCGACAGAAGGCCGTGCGCAGGCCCTCCAGTATGTACAGCACCACCAAGAAGAAGGAAAACCCCATCGAGGATGAGCTGATCTACAGAGTGG GAACAAGGGGGCGAGATAAAGGAGAATTTACAAACCTACAAGGCATCTCAACCTCCAGTAACGGACGCATCGTGGTGGCAGACAGCAACAACCAGTGTATACAG gtCTTCTCAAATGATGGCCAATTTAAGATGAGGTTTGGGGTCAGAGGTCGTTCACCAGGGCAGCTGCAGCGCCCCACAGGGGTCACAGTGGACATGAACGGTGATATAATTGTAGCCGACTACGACAACAGATGGATCAGTATCTTCTCCTCGGATGGAAAGTTTAAG AGCAAAATAGGTGCTGGGAGACTAATGGGACCCAAAGGTGTGGCTGTGGATAAGAATGGACACATCATCACGGTTGACAATAAGGCctgctgtgtatttattttccaaTCAAATGGGAAGCTGGTGACAAAGTTTGGAGCTAGAGGGACATCAGACAGACACTTTGCAG aaAAAAGTGGTGCAAACATTGCACTGGAACAAAAGCTTAGTAAATCTGGCCCTGCTTTCA GTCCTCACTTTGTGGCTGTTAATAACAAAAATGAAATCGTGGTAACAGACTTTCATAACCATTCAGTCAAG GTGTACAATGCTGATGGGGAGTTCCTGTTTAAATTCGGCTCCCATGGAGAGGGAAACGGACAGTTCAATGCTCCAACAGGCGTGGCTGTGGATTCCAATGGAAATATCATTGTGGCTGATTGGGGCAACAGCCGGATCCAG GTGTTTGACAGCTCAGGGTCCTTCCTGTCCTACATCAACACATCAGCAGACCCCCTTTATGGCCCCCAGGGCTTGGCCCTCACCTCTGACGGTCATGTGGCGGTGGCGGACTCTGGGAACCATTGCTTTAAGGTGTACCGCTACCTGCAGTAA